Proteins from a genomic interval of Qipengyuania sp. JC766:
- a CDS encoding SPOR domain-containing protein → MRLRNDAKACFLAIGGVFGLTGCGFGGGDYLEVRTAGDEAPLAASERTVLGEPFTVDGEVYTPADTMNYDALGYAALDRQASGVSIAHKTLPLPSYVEITSLTDGRTILARVDRRGPMTSERLAGLSPAAAQQLGVADGAAIRIRRVFPTDVEQAMLRQGGSAPARLETPKALLAVLSEKLPASGWADIAGPRQAGSAPEPRPDPVPTVAAAPARPVNAPTQSVAAEADTARSFDRAFPSTPERQANSDYPLRPLREVPLTPRSPSQYAPLAIETSEARPRSAAPASPSATVRSAAPGNFVVQAAAFSNRANADRAAKVIGGFVERSGTYFRVRTGPFANRGQAEAALAKVRAAGYSDAKVFTTG, encoded by the coding sequence ATGAGATTGCGCAATGACGCGAAAGCCTGTTTCCTGGCCATCGGAGGCGTGTTCGGCCTGACCGGCTGCGGCTTCGGCGGCGGCGATTACTTGGAGGTCCGCACCGCCGGCGACGAGGCCCCGCTGGCGGCGTCCGAACGCACCGTGCTGGGCGAACCGTTCACGGTCGACGGGGAGGTCTACACCCCTGCCGACACGATGAATTACGATGCGCTGGGTTACGCCGCACTGGACCGTCAGGCCTCCGGCGTATCCATCGCGCACAAGACGCTTCCGCTGCCGAGCTATGTCGAGATCACCTCGCTGACGGACGGCCGGACCATCCTCGCACGAGTGGACCGGCGTGGGCCGATGACCTCGGAGCGTCTCGCGGGCCTTTCGCCCGCCGCGGCGCAGCAACTGGGTGTCGCCGACGGCGCCGCCATTCGTATCCGCCGCGTGTTTCCGACCGATGTCGAGCAGGCCATGCTGCGGCAGGGTGGTTCGGCGCCGGCCAGGCTCGAAACTCCCAAGGCACTGCTGGCAGTCCTCTCGGAGAAACTCCCGGCGAGCGGCTGGGCGGATATCGCCGGCCCCCGACAGGCCGGAAGCGCGCCCGAGCCGCGTCCCGATCCTGTGCCGACGGTCGCTGCGGCACCTGCCCGACCTGTGAACGCGCCGACGCAGTCGGTCGCGGCGGAGGCCGATACCGCCCGGTCGTTCGACAGGGCTTTTCCGTCGACACCGGAACGACAGGCCAACAGCGACTATCCCCTGCGGCCCCTGCGCGAAGTGCCGCTGACGCCGCGTAGCCCTTCGCAATACGCTCCGCTGGCGATCGAGACCAGCGAAGCCCGCCCGCGGTCCGCCGCCCCGGCAAGTCCGTCGGCCACGGTCCGCTCTGCTGCCCCTGGCAACTTCGTCGTGCAGGCCGCGGCATTCTCCAATCGGGCCAATGCCGACAGGGCCGCCAAGGTGATCGGGGGCTTCGTCGAGCGTTCCGGCACCTATTTCCGCGTCCGCACCGGCCCGTTCGCCAATCGGGGACAGGCCGAAGCGGCACTCGCCAAGGTCAGGGCTGCCGGTTATAGCGACGCCAAGGTATTCACGACAGGCTGA
- the metG gene encoding methionine--tRNA ligase — protein sequence MSDPYYITTAISYPNGRPHIGHAYEAIAADVIARFQSLNGKDVRFQTGTDEHGLKMARKAEEQGTTARALADEMSGHFKAMCDALNVRYDRFIRTVDDDHHRASQAIWQAMEANGDLYLDRYEGWYSVRDEAYYDEKELVEGEGGEKLSPQGTPVEWTVEESWFFRLSRYADQLKELLETPGFLEPERSRNEMLAFVSGGLKDLSISRTSFDWGVKVPGSDNHVMYVWVDALTNYITGLGYPEDSENWKKFWPADLHLIGKDIVRFHTIYWPAFLMSANIAVPKKVFAHGFLLNRGQKESKSLGNVTDPLVLADQFGVDNLRYFLLREVTFGQDGSYSPEAIVMRCNAELANSFGNLAQRTLSMIAKNLDGQIGSFEPAGDDRTLLSHVQNACRTELPAQFEALAFSHGIEAWMQAVYACNQYVDEQAPWALKKTDPERMRQVLLTLFIAIRDLALAIQPVIPDKAGQILDQLGVNPERRSYADLADESWFGALAANGHRIDPPKPVFPRLELPEVEAA from the coding sequence ATGTCTGATCCATACTATATCACCACCGCAATCAGCTACCCGAACGGGCGCCCGCATATCGGTCATGCCTACGAGGCAATCGCTGCCGATGTCATCGCGCGATTCCAGTCCCTGAATGGCAAGGACGTCCGGTTCCAGACCGGGACCGACGAGCACGGGCTGAAAATGGCCCGCAAGGCGGAGGAGCAGGGCACCACCGCGCGCGCGCTCGCCGATGAGATGTCAGGTCATTTCAAGGCCATGTGCGACGCTTTGAATGTCAGATATGACCGTTTCATCCGAACGGTTGACGACGACCATCACCGCGCAAGCCAGGCGATCTGGCAAGCGATGGAGGCGAATGGCGATCTCTATCTGGACCGGTACGAAGGCTGGTATTCAGTCAGGGACGAGGCCTATTACGACGAGAAGGAGCTCGTCGAAGGGGAGGGGGGCGAAAAGCTCTCGCCGCAAGGTACCCCGGTGGAATGGACCGTGGAAGAAAGCTGGTTCTTCCGCCTGTCGCGATACGCGGACCAGCTGAAGGAGCTTCTCGAGACACCGGGATTTCTGGAACCCGAACGCAGCCGGAACGAAATGCTCGCCTTCGTTTCAGGCGGGCTGAAAGACCTTTCGATCAGCCGGACCAGCTTCGACTGGGGCGTCAAGGTTCCGGGCAGCGACAACCACGTGATGTACGTCTGGGTCGATGCGCTCACGAACTATATCACGGGGCTCGGCTATCCGGAGGATAGCGAGAACTGGAAAAAATTCTGGCCGGCAGATCTGCACCTGATTGGCAAGGACATCGTCCGGTTCCACACGATATACTGGCCGGCCTTTCTCATGAGCGCGAACATCGCGGTCCCGAAGAAAGTGTTTGCCCACGGGTTCCTCCTGAACAGGGGGCAGAAGGAGTCGAAATCCCTGGGCAATGTCACCGATCCGCTCGTCCTGGCGGATCAGTTCGGGGTCGACAACCTGCGATACTTCCTGTTGCGCGAAGTCACATTTGGCCAGGACGGCAGCTATTCCCCGGAAGCGATCGTGATGCGCTGCAACGCCGAACTCGCCAACAGCTTCGGTAATCTGGCGCAACGCACCCTTTCGATGATTGCGAAGAACCTCGACGGTCAGATCGGTTCTTTCGAGCCTGCAGGGGATGATCGGACGCTTCTTTCGCATGTCCAGAACGCCTGCCGGACGGAATTGCCCGCGCAGTTCGAGGCTCTGGCCTTCTCGCACGGCATCGAAGCATGGATGCAGGCGGTTTACGCATGCAACCAGTATGTCGACGAGCAGGCTCCGTGGGCCCTCAAGAAGACAGATCCGGAACGCATGCGTCAGGTCTTGCTGACACTGTTTATCGCCATTCGCGACCTCGCTCTCGCGATCCAGCCCGTGATCCCGGACAAGGCGGGTCAGATACTGGACCAGCTTGGCGTCAATCCGGAGCGGCGCTCCTACGCCGATCTGGCGGACGAAAGCTGGTTCGGCGCCCTTGCTGCAAATGGTCACCGGATAGATCCGCCCAAACCGGTCTTCCCGCGGCTCGAGCTTCCTGAGGTGGAGGCTGCATGA
- a CDS encoding TatD family hydrolase, with protein sequence MLIDSHCHLEYEGLVEEQGAVLDRGRAAGIGGFLNISTKQSEWDQVVGTAAREADVWASVGIHPHNADAHADLARDTLLEATQHEKVIGIGETGLDYYYDKSDRDTQQRLFRMHIDVSRETGLPVIIHTRDAEADTLKILQDETERGEFPALIHCFTASAQFGRDVLDLGLSISISGIVTFKSAKDLQEVAKTIPAGRLLVETDSPFLAPVPHRGKSCEPAYVSDTAKFLAELRGKSAEELATETTDNFFKLFKKAAA encoded by the coding sequence ATGCTGATCGATAGCCATTGCCACCTCGAATACGAAGGTCTCGTCGAAGAGCAGGGCGCTGTTCTGGACCGCGGTAGAGCGGCGGGAATCGGCGGATTCCTCAATATCTCGACAAAGCAGAGCGAATGGGATCAAGTCGTAGGAACAGCTGCCAGGGAAGCGGATGTCTGGGCCAGTGTGGGCATCCACCCCCATAACGCCGATGCGCATGCCGATCTGGCTCGCGATACACTGCTGGAAGCGACCCAGCACGAAAAGGTTATCGGGATCGGCGAAACCGGACTGGATTATTACTACGACAAGTCGGACCGGGACACGCAGCAGCGCCTGTTTCGCATGCATATCGATGTCTCGCGCGAGACCGGACTTCCGGTCATCATTCACACCCGCGATGCAGAAGCGGACACGCTGAAGATATTGCAGGACGAAACCGAACGCGGGGAATTTCCGGCACTAATCCATTGCTTTACCGCATCGGCCCAATTCGGCCGGGATGTTCTCGATCTCGGCCTGTCGATATCAATTTCCGGCATCGTCACGTTCAAGAGCGCGAAGGACCTCCAGGAAGTCGCAAAGACTATCCCTGCCGGTCGTCTGCTCGTCGAAACGGACAGTCCGTTCCTGGCGCCGGTGCCCCATCGCGGCAAGTCGTGCGAGCCAGCCTATGTGAGCGACACTGCAAAGTTCCTTGCTGAACTTCGCGGAAAGAGCGCAGAAGAACTGGCGACAGAAACGACAGATAACTTCTTCAAACTGTTCAAAAAAGCTGCAGCATGA
- the hflX gene encoding GTPase HflX produces MSFDDDLQNEVSRGARAIVVCPDVRGQTYDLDAEQRLEEICGLALAIGIEVASRAIQPVRDVKPNTFFGSGQVEALAAEAEMEDATLIVVDGALTPIQQRNLETALERKVIDRTGLILEIFGERAATAEGRLQVELAHLDYQQSRLVRSWTHLERQRGGFGFLGGPGETQIEADRRMIRQRMGRLRRELEQVRKTRALHRERRGRAPWPVIALVGYTNAGKSTLFNRMTGSDVMAEDLLFATLDPTMRAVRLPGVEKAILSDTVGFISDLPTQLVAAFRATLEEVTAADVIVHVRDMANPSAGAQKTQVLQVLEELDVIADGVSTIPIVEAWNKIDLLDTEQRTELLDQAQREQDVIAVSALTGEGVEELFGMIDTLLTREARTHHFVLPASAGREIAWLHAHGEVIEDEDAGMGEGGPQRALSVRLSSKDLGRYRSL; encoded by the coding sequence CTGAGTTTCGACGACGATCTCCAGAATGAAGTCTCCCGCGGCGCGCGTGCGATCGTTGTTTGCCCGGATGTCCGTGGGCAGACCTACGATCTCGACGCGGAGCAGCGGCTCGAGGAAATTTGCGGGCTTGCCCTCGCGATCGGGATCGAGGTCGCGTCGCGTGCCATTCAGCCCGTAAGGGACGTGAAACCCAACACGTTTTTCGGTTCCGGTCAGGTCGAGGCGCTCGCCGCCGAAGCGGAAATGGAAGACGCAACACTGATCGTGGTGGATGGGGCACTGACGCCGATCCAGCAGCGAAATCTCGAAACGGCGCTAGAGCGCAAGGTCATCGACCGAACCGGTCTAATTCTGGAGATATTCGGGGAACGCGCGGCGACGGCGGAAGGCCGCCTGCAAGTCGAGCTGGCCCATCTCGACTACCAGCAGAGCAGGCTCGTGCGAAGCTGGACTCACCTGGAAAGGCAACGCGGCGGCTTCGGCTTCCTAGGCGGACCGGGTGAGACACAGATCGAAGCCGACCGTCGCATGATCCGTCAGCGCATGGGCCGTCTGCGGCGCGAGCTCGAGCAGGTGCGAAAGACGCGCGCTCTTCATCGCGAAAGACGGGGCAGGGCACCGTGGCCCGTCATCGCCTTGGTGGGATATACGAACGCCGGAAAGTCCACGCTTTTCAATCGGATGACGGGTTCTGACGTCATGGCGGAAGATTTGCTCTTCGCAACGCTCGACCCCACGATGCGCGCCGTCCGTTTGCCCGGCGTCGAGAAGGCTATTCTATCCGACACTGTCGGTTTCATCTCCGACTTGCCGACGCAGCTGGTCGCCGCCTTTCGCGCGACGCTGGAGGAAGTGACCGCGGCCGACGTGATCGTGCATGTCAGGGACATGGCAAACCCGTCCGCGGGCGCGCAGAAAACCCAGGTCCTGCAGGTGCTGGAAGAACTCGATGTCATCGCCGACGGGGTATCGACCATTCCGATCGTCGAAGCCTGGAACAAGATCGACCTCCTCGACACCGAGCAGCGCACGGAACTGCTCGATCAGGCGCAGAGAGAGCAAGACGTGATCGCCGTGTCCGCGTTGACTGGAGAGGGGGTGGAAGAGTTGTTCGGAATGATCGACACCTTGCTGACGCGAGAAGCGAGGACCCATCATTTCGTGTTGCCAGCCTCGGCAGGACGGGAGATTGCATGGCTGCACGCGCATGGTGAAGTCATCGAAGACGAGGATGCGGGAATGGGTGAGGGCGGTCCGCAGCGCGCGCTATCCGTTCGCCTAAGCTCGAAAGACTTGGGTCGGTATCGAAGCCTTTAA
- a CDS encoding MBL fold metallo-hydrolase, which yields MKVLVLGSGTSSGVPRLDGDWGACDPEEPKNRRTRVSIMVENDEGGRLLVDTSTDLRQQCLANGIARIDGVFWTHDHADHCHGIDDLRVLRYKRKVPIPGYGSGETVRRLRQRFDYIFAGQHGYPTIVKLETLDTVRICAGFGVKWCQMPHGPTESTGFRFDADGKSIGYATDFNQITNKMLQLFDGVDVLVTDCLRKEHHPTHANLEMALEFAARTRARKTVLSHMDTSMDYATLQSGLPDGVVVGFDGLEIVA from the coding sequence ATGAAAGTCCTGGTTCTCGGCTCCGGAACCTCCAGCGGCGTGCCTCGCCTCGATGGCGATTGGGGTGCCTGCGATCCCGAGGAACCGAAAAACCGCAGAACGCGCGTATCCATCATGGTGGAGAACGACGAGGGCGGTCGGCTGCTCGTCGACACGTCGACGGACCTTCGCCAGCAATGCCTCGCCAACGGAATAGCCAGGATCGACGGCGTTTTCTGGACGCACGACCATGCCGACCATTGTCACGGCATCGATGATCTGCGCGTCCTTCGTTACAAGCGAAAGGTACCCATTCCCGGATACGGCTCCGGTGAAACGGTCCGGCGGCTTCGCCAGCGCTTCGACTACATCTTTGCAGGTCAGCATGGCTATCCCACGATCGTCAAGCTGGAGACGCTCGACACCGTTCGCATCTGCGCCGGCTTCGGGGTCAAATGGTGCCAGATGCCGCACGGACCGACGGAAAGTACAGGTTTCCGGTTCGATGCCGACGGGAAATCAATAGGATACGCGACGGACTTCAATCAGATCACGAACAAGATGCTGCAGTTGTTCGACGGCGTCGATGTTCTGGTCACCGACTGCTTGCGGAAGGAGCATCATCCCACGCACGCGAACCTTGAAATGGCGCTGGAGTTCGCTGCGCGGACGCGAGCACGTAAGACGGTGTTGAGCCATATGGACACCAGCATGGATTACGCGACGCTCCAGTCCGGTCTTCCCGACGGTGTGGTGGTCGGCTTCGACGGCTTGGAGATCGTAGCATGA
- a CDS encoding DNA polymerase III subunit delta' → MPLIGHEAAWAAWHDAQADARMHHAWLLAGAKGLGKMQFALAAAADLVASTTDPRSHPDIHILERLPKDEKEEKKRAEGKPFETKRNIPVAQIRSMQRRLETRPTLGDRRAIVIDAADDLEKGASNALLKSLEEPPAGTIFFLVSHNAARLLPTIRSRCRVLRFRSVPATELRQLLAREAADANSETIEAAMIAAAGSPGAALDFVRKDLGSVYMAMKQIVEQGDPDSTRREAMIARIGARPDREKIGATLELACAVLAGEVPNADSSSLAAIHAAYRQVVALAEQAPTYNFDAALLLARLGDLLASASPHRDRVDV, encoded by the coding sequence ATGCCACTCATCGGTCATGAAGCCGCCTGGGCCGCTTGGCACGATGCGCAGGCCGATGCACGGATGCACCACGCGTGGCTTCTCGCCGGCGCGAAGGGTCTCGGGAAAATGCAGTTCGCGCTTGCCGCGGCAGCGGACCTCGTCGCGTCCACCACCGATCCGCGAAGCCACCCAGACATTCACATTCTCGAACGGCTTCCGAAAGACGAGAAGGAAGAAAAGAAGCGCGCCGAGGGCAAGCCTTTCGAGACCAAGCGGAACATCCCTGTCGCCCAGATCCGATCTATGCAGCGCAGGCTTGAAACGCGACCGACCCTGGGTGACAGGCGCGCGATCGTCATCGATGCCGCGGACGATCTGGAAAAAGGCGCGTCGAATGCCCTGCTCAAGAGCCTGGAGGAACCGCCCGCAGGAACGATCTTCTTCCTCGTATCCCACAATGCCGCGCGGCTGCTGCCGACCATCCGGTCGCGCTGTCGGGTGCTGCGGTTCCGATCCGTGCCGGCGACGGAGTTGAGACAATTGCTGGCTCGGGAAGCCGCCGATGCGAATTCTGAGACAATCGAAGCCGCCATGATCGCCGCGGCCGGCTCACCCGGGGCCGCTCTCGATTTCGTCCGGAAGGATCTGGGTTCGGTCTACATGGCGATGAAGCAGATCGTGGAGCAGGGCGATCCCGACAGCACGCGGCGCGAAGCGATGATCGCCCGCATCGGAGCGCGGCCGGACAGGGAGAAGATCGGCGCGACGCTCGAACTCGCTTGCGCGGTTCTGGCAGGCGAGGTCCCGAACGCCGATTCTTCCTCCCTCGCGGCTATCCATGCTGCCTATCGCCAGGTCGTGGCGCTTGCCGAACAGGCTCCCACCTACAATTTCGATGCCGCCCTGCTTCTAGCCCGTCTGGGCGACTTGCTAGCCTCCGCTTCCCCTCATAGGGATCGGGTCGATGTCTGA
- a CDS encoding D-alanyl-D-alanine carboxypeptidase family protein, with product MVVGVSASMLGVGAGPAPGEASLIARDAPIALVIDQSSGQVLFSKDADRRFVPASMTKIMTTYVAFELMDEGRIKPDTVFEMSDEAAKEWTGQGSRMFLEAGDRVRVADLLTAITTISANDATIMLAEGSLGSVSRWVERMNAEARRLGMNNTRFGTPNGWPDEGRTFTTAADLAKLTRALIERHPEEYRQYYGKSEFGYNGIAQSNHNPITGVVPGADGVKTGYTNHAGYGFVGSAKRGDTRIVMVVGAMGSSRDRAEVSRNLVEWGFDGFQRKSLFGKAAVVGQAEVQDGDRFSVDLTTSHPVVLACPSRSACEQDATIRYRGPLRAPIEKGEHVADLVVATPGLPDTVIPLEAADKVEQASFPRRVVNGLAGVFR from the coding sequence TTGGTCGTCGGCGTATCCGCATCGATGCTGGGCGTCGGCGCGGGCCCCGCGCCGGGCGAAGCGAGTCTTATCGCCCGCGATGCGCCGATCGCGCTGGTGATCGACCAGTCCAGCGGCCAGGTCCTGTTCTCCAAGGATGCCGATCGCCGTTTCGTACCGGCATCGATGACCAAGATCATGACGACCTACGTCGCGTTCGAATTGATGGACGAAGGCAGGATCAAGCCCGACACCGTCTTCGAGATGAGCGACGAGGCCGCGAAGGAATGGACGGGCCAGGGTTCGCGCATGTTCCTGGAAGCCGGCGACCGCGTCCGGGTCGCCGACCTGCTGACCGCGATTACGACGATCTCGGCCAACGACGCCACCATCATGCTCGCCGAGGGAAGTCTCGGTTCGGTCTCCCGCTGGGTCGAACGCATGAACGCCGAGGCGCGTCGCCTGGGCATGAACAATACCCGTTTCGGTACTCCGAACGGCTGGCCGGACGAGGGCCGGACCTTCACGACGGCTGCCGATCTGGCGAAGCTCACGCGTGCGCTGATCGAACGGCATCCGGAGGAATACCGGCAGTACTACGGCAAGTCGGAGTTCGGCTATAACGGCATCGCCCAGTCCAACCACAATCCGATCACCGGGGTCGTCCCGGGCGCCGACGGGGTGAAGACGGGGTACACCAACCATGCCGGCTACGGTTTCGTCGGAAGCGCGAAACGGGGCGACACACGGATCGTGATGGTGGTCGGTGCCATGGGGAGTTCCCGCGATCGCGCCGAGGTTTCGCGCAACCTCGTAGAGTGGGGCTTCGATGGCTTCCAGCGCAAATCGCTATTCGGGAAAGCGGCGGTTGTCGGCCAGGCCGAGGTGCAGGACGGAGACCGTTTCTCGGTCGACCTGACGACTTCGCATCCGGTCGTGTTGGCTTGCCCATCGCGAAGCGCGTGCGAACAGGATGCGACGATCCGCTATCGCGGTCCCCTTCGCGCACCGATCGAAAAGGGCGAGCACGTGGCCGATCTCGTGGTTGCGACCCCGGGCCTGCCCGACACCGTCATACCGCTCGAAGCGGCGGACAAGGTCGAGCAGGCGTCCTTCCCGCGACGCGTGGTGAACGGTTTGGCGGGCGTCTTCCGGTGA
- the mazG gene encoding nucleoside triphosphate pyrophosphohydrolase produces MSDQTDRLLQIMSTLRDPENGCEWDQAQTFKTIAPYTIEEAYEVADAIARGATEDLREELGDLLLQVVFHSQMAEDQDLFSFEDVARSICDKMVARHPHIFDEAGGRMDETRWEDLKESERNRKGAASAMDGVAKALPALLRAEKLQKRAARTGFDWPDPEGPAAKVVEEMAELKEAPEDKRLEEAGDLLFAAVNLVRAYGIEPESALRSANDKFEGRFRAMETLAEGRFQDLDLEQQENLWQAVKKSVQISDN; encoded by the coding sequence ATGTCCGACCAGACCGACCGCCTTCTGCAGATCATGTCCACCCTTCGCGACCCCGAGAACGGCTGCGAATGGGATCAGGCTCAAACGTTCAAGACGATCGCGCCCTATACGATTGAGGAAGCATACGAAGTTGCCGACGCGATCGCGCGCGGCGCGACCGAAGACTTGCGCGAAGAATTGGGAGATCTGCTCCTTCAGGTCGTATTTCACTCGCAGATGGCCGAAGACCAAGACCTGTTCAGCTTCGAAGACGTTGCCAGGAGCATCTGCGACAAGATGGTCGCGCGTCATCCGCACATCTTCGACGAAGCCGGCGGCCGAATGGACGAAACCCGCTGGGAGGATCTGAAAGAAAGCGAACGAAACAGAAAAGGCGCGGCGAGCGCCATGGATGGCGTCGCCAAGGCACTACCGGCCTTACTGCGTGCCGAGAAACTGCAGAAGCGGGCAGCGCGAACAGGCTTCGACTGGCCGGATCCCGAAGGTCCCGCGGCGAAAGTGGTCGAGGAGATGGCCGAACTGAAGGAAGCGCCGGAAGACAAGCGACTGGAAGAAGCAGGCGATCTGCTATTCGCAGCCGTCAATCTGGTCCGCGCGTACGGCATCGAGCCGGAAAGCGCTCTTCGCTCGGCCAACGATAAATTCGAGGGGCGCTTTCGCGCGATGGAGACCTTGGCCGAAGGGAGATTTCAGGATCTCGATCTCGAACAACAGGAAAATCTGTGGCAGGCCGTCAAGAAGTCCGTCCAGATTTCTGATAATTAA
- the tmk gene encoding dTMP kinase, with amino-acid sequence MSTGHFIAFEGGEGAGKSTQAKMLADHLEKLGLSVDLTREPGGTDGAESIRKLLLDPPGREWNAKAEALLFAAARSDHVSNRIAPALASGITVVCDRFLDSSRAYQGGAGGLDDETIKALHTFGSDGLLPDLAILIDVADEEIAHRLARRDGGNSDAIGGRAAAYHGAVRESFRKFAADEPHRFVVLDGSGNADQVHARVVEAVADRLELR; translated from the coding sequence GTGAGCACGGGACACTTTATCGCCTTCGAAGGGGGGGAGGGGGCCGGCAAGTCCACCCAGGCGAAAATGCTCGCCGACCACCTCGAGAAGCTGGGCCTGTCCGTCGACCTGACCCGCGAGCCGGGCGGCACCGACGGTGCGGAGTCCATCAGGAAACTCCTTCTTGATCCTCCGGGCAGGGAATGGAACGCGAAGGCCGAAGCTCTCCTGTTCGCTGCGGCTCGCTCGGATCACGTCAGCAACAGGATCGCGCCCGCCCTCGCGAGCGGCATTACCGTGGTCTGCGATCGGTTCCTGGACTCGTCTCGCGCCTACCAGGGCGGGGCGGGGGGCTTGGATGACGAGACCATCAAGGCCCTGCATACCTTCGGAAGCGACGGGCTGCTGCCAGACCTCGCCATTCTGATCGACGTGGCGGACGAAGAAATCGCGCACAGGCTCGCCCGGCGGGACGGCGGGAATTCCGATGCTATCGGCGGCCGGGCAGCCGCCTATCACGGTGCGGTACGCGAATCCTTCCGCAAGTTCGCGGCCGACGAGCCACACCGCTTCGTGGTGCTGGACGGATCCGGGAACGCCGACCAAGTCCACGCAAGGGTGGTCGAGGCCGTTGCCGATCGCCTGGAGCTCCGGTGA
- a CDS encoding lytic murein transglycosylase has protein sequence MTLNHLPIFLVALLAGASSQQIAAQDVSFDAYVEQLEARARAEGVSESTIRRMTAGLTPNMRVIELDRGQPGSATSSGYPRLQPYLDTHVNPTRIQRGRETFARTAYLHSRIEERYGVPAEVLMAIWGHETNYGGYKGDFDLSRSLATLAWEGRRRELFEGEFIALMKVADKGYDRSDLVGSWAGAFGNPQFLPSVYLRLATDGDGDGRADIFNNQADTLASIARYFEDSGWRRGQPWGMRAFLPDGFDVDAYRSTIVGPTCPRVHERHSEYKPVSEWRRLGVSLQGYLPDETLVSLFQPDGPGTRAWALTSNYRVILEYNCSNYYAMSVGLLADEIAQ, from the coding sequence ATGACGCTGAACCACCTCCCCATCTTCCTCGTCGCCCTTCTCGCCGGCGCATCGTCGCAGCAGATCGCAGCGCAGGACGTTTCCTTCGACGCCTATGTCGAACAGCTGGAAGCGCGCGCCCGCGCCGAAGGGGTGAGCGAAAGCACGATCCGGCGGATGACCGCAGGCCTGACGCCCAACATGCGCGTGATCGAGCTCGACCGGGGCCAGCCCGGTTCCGCGACCAGCAGCGGCTATCCCCGGCTCCAGCCCTATCTCGACACGCATGTGAACCCCACGCGCATCCAGCGGGGGCGGGAGACCTTCGCCCGCACGGCCTACCTCCACAGCCGGATCGAGGAGCGTTACGGTGTGCCTGCCGAAGTGCTGATGGCGATCTGGGGGCACGAGACCAATTACGGCGGCTACAAGGGCGATTTCGACCTGTCGCGCTCCCTCGCGACGCTCGCATGGGAAGGCCGCCGGCGCGAGCTCTTCGAAGGCGAGTTCATCGCTCTCATGAAGGTCGCTGACAAGGGCTACGACCGGTCGGACCTCGTCGGGAGCTGGGCCGGGGCGTTCGGCAATCCGCAGTTCCTCCCCAGCGTGTACCTCAGGCTGGCCACGGACGGCGACGGTGACGGGCGGGCCGACATCTTCAACAACCAGGCGGACACGCTTGCCTCGATCGCCCGCTATTTCGAGGATTCCGGCTGGCGACGGGGCCAGCCCTGGGGCATGCGCGCCTTCCTGCCCGACGGGTTCGACGTCGACGCGTACCGCTCCACCATCGTCGGCCCCACGTGCCCGCGCGTCCACGAGCGCCACAGCGAGTACAAGCCCGTTTCCGAATGGCGCCGGCTGGGCGTTTCGCTGCAAGGCTACCTGCCCGACGAAACGCTGGTCAGCCTGTTCCAGCCCGACGGCCCCGGCACCAGGGCATGGGCCTTAACGTCAAATTATAGGGTTATCCTCGAATACAACTGCTCGAACTACTATGCGATGAGTGTGGGGTTGCTTGCAGATGAGATTGCGCAATGA